One stretch of Pararhizobium qamdonense DNA includes these proteins:
- a CDS encoding metallophosphoesterase: MIRGILDFLRSRAAASPPEQRRKLLFDRAPDHIYAVGDVHGYDDTLGRLEELIVADGARRNGVKWLVMLGDYVDRGPKSSAVLTRLTTRPLAGIRRICLSGNHEAVMLDFLGNPSADHHWLRLGGMETLRSYGLNRLPTGRAEQKTLLETLIPASHVAFLTSLPSLLQVPGYCFVHAGLKKGVALTEQKDADLLWIRPGAADHQQAANGFVTVHGHTPAARVEIGPSRINIDTGIYRSGILSAVRLSHGEPPSIIQSR; the protein is encoded by the coding sequence ATGATCCGCGGCATCCTTGATTTCCTGCGCAGCCGCGCTGCGGCATCGCCGCCGGAACAAAGGCGGAAGCTTTTGTTCGACAGGGCGCCGGACCATATCTATGCCGTCGGCGACGTGCACGGCTATGACGATACGCTGGGTCGGCTGGAAGAGCTGATCGTTGCGGATGGCGCGAGACGCAACGGGGTGAAATGGCTGGTCATGCTCGGCGATTACGTCGATCGCGGACCGAAATCATCCGCCGTGCTGACCCGGCTGACCACGCGGCCTCTTGCGGGTATCCGCCGCATCTGCCTTTCCGGCAATCATGAGGCTGTGATGCTTGATTTTCTCGGCAATCCCTCGGCGGACCATCACTGGCTGCGCCTGGGCGGGATGGAGACGCTGCGTTCCTATGGGCTGAACAGGCTGCCAACCGGCCGGGCCGAGCAAAAAACTCTGCTGGAAACCCTTATTCCCGCCAGCCATGTCGCGTTCCTGACATCGCTGCCATCGTTGCTGCAAGTGCCCGGCTATTGTTTTGTCCATGCGGGCCTGAAGAAGGGCGTGGCACTGACAGAGCAGAAGGATGCGGACCTTTTGTGGATCAGGCCGGGGGCCGCAGACCATCAACAGGCGGCCAACGGCTTCGTTACTGTGCATGGCCATACGCCGGCGGCACGGGTCGAGATCGGTCCTTCGCGCATCAATATCGATACGGGCATCTACAGGAGCGGCATCCTGTCGGCCGTGCGGCTATCACACGGCGAACCGCCCAGTATCATCCAGAGCCGTTAG
- the irrA gene encoding iron response transcriptional regulator IrrA has protein sequence MTTAIEICSEERLRRSGLRPTRQRMALADLIFAKGDRHLTVEELHEEAVTAGVPVSLATVYNTLHQFTEAGMIRVLAVESAKTYFDTNVSDHHHFFVEGHNEVLDIPVSSLTIGNLPEPPEGMEIAHVDVIIRLRPKRG, from the coding sequence ATGACGACTGCCATCGAAATCTGTTCGGAAGAACGTTTGCGCCGCTCCGGCCTCCGGCCAACGCGTCAGCGCATGGCGCTTGCCGACCTGATTTTTGCCAAGGGTGATCGCCACCTCACCGTCGAGGAGCTGCATGAAGAAGCAGTGACGGCGGGTGTCCCGGTGTCGCTGGCAACCGTTTACAACACGCTGCACCAGTTTACCGAAGCCGGCATGATCCGTGTTCTGGCCGTCGAAAGCGCCAAGACCTATTTCGACACGAATGTGTCGGATCATCACCATTTCTTTGTCGAAGGCCACAACGAAGTGCTCGATATACCGGTCAGCAGCCTGACGATCGGCAATTTGCCGGAACCGCCGGAAGGCATGGAAATCGCCCATGTCGACGTCATCATCCGCCTGCGCCCCAAGCGCGGCTAA
- a CDS encoding NAD-dependent epimerase: MRYLITGTAGFIGFHLAKRLLDDGHFVTGFDGMTPYYDVRLKERRHAILARSNGFRPVIGMLEDRDALERAAEMGEPDIIVHLAAQAGVRYSLENPKAYVDSNLIGTWNMLELAKAVQPRHLLLASTSSIYGANDKIPFAETDRADEPMTLYAATKKSGELMAHSYAHLYGVPTTAFRFFTVYGPWGRPDMALFKFVDCILNGRPIEIYGEGRMSRDFTYIDDLVEGIVRLMDVAPAQDNRVEAIDTLSHHAPFRIVNVGGGQPVALMHFVETVEAAVGRPAIRTMLPMQQGDVPRTFASPDLLHSLTGFTPSISVEEGVRRFVAWYRAEMVAAEAPDDPRHP, encoded by the coding sequence ATGCGCTATCTGATCACGGGAACGGCAGGGTTCATCGGGTTCCACCTGGCCAAGCGGCTGCTGGACGATGGCCATTTCGTGACCGGTTTCGATGGCATGACGCCCTATTATGATGTGCGCCTGAAGGAACGGCGCCATGCGATCCTCGCCCGGTCCAACGGCTTCCGGCCGGTGATCGGCATGCTGGAAGACAGGGATGCGCTGGAACGGGCAGCCGAAATGGGCGAGCCCGACATCATCGTTCATCTGGCGGCGCAGGCGGGCGTGCGCTACAGCCTGGAAAACCCTAAGGCTTATGTCGATTCCAATCTGATCGGCACCTGGAACATGCTGGAACTGGCCAAGGCCGTGCAGCCCAGGCATCTGCTCTTGGCCTCCACCTCCTCGATCTATGGCGCCAACGATAAAATCCCGTTTGCCGAGACCGACCGGGCCGACGAGCCGATGACGCTCTATGCGGCCACCAAGAAGTCCGGCGAGCTGATGGCGCACAGCTATGCGCATCTTTACGGCGTGCCGACGACGGCGTTCCGGTTCTTCACCGTCTACGGCCCCTGGGGCCGTCCGGACATGGCGTTGTTCAAATTCGTCGATTGCATCCTCAACGGCCGGCCGATCGAGATTTATGGCGAGGGCCGGATGAGCCGCGATTTCACCTATATCGACGACCTCGTCGAGGGCATTGTCCGGCTGATGGACGTTGCTCCGGCGCAGGACAATCGTGTCGAGGCGATCGATACGCTGTCGCATCATGCGCCGTTTCGCATCGTCAATGTCGGCGGCGGGCAGCCGGTCGCGCTGATGCATTTCGTCGAAACGGTCGAGGCCGCCGTCGGGCGTCCGGCGATCCGCACCATGCTGCCGATGCAGCAGGGCGATGTTCCCAGAACCTTTGCATCACCCGATCTTCTCCACAGCCTGACCGGCTTCACGCCGTCGATTTCGGTGGAAGAGGGCGTGCGCCGCTTCGTCGCGTGGTATCGCGCCGAGATGGTGGCGGCGGAGGCGCCTGATGATCCGCGGCATCCTTGA
- a CDS encoding UDP-glucose dehydrogenase family protein, giving the protein MKITMIGAGYVGLVSGVCFADFGHDVVCIDKDASKIEALLAGRIPIFEPGLEQLVADNVKDGRLSFTTDLATSVAQSDVIFFAVGTPSRRGDGHADLSYVYDAAREIAAHVTGFTVVVTKSTVPVGTGDEVERIMRETNPDADIAVVSNPEFLREGAAIDDFKRPDRIVIGLDDERARGVMTEVYRPLYLNQSPLLFTTRRTSELIKYAGNAFLAMKITFINEMADLCEKVGANVQEVARGIGLDGRIGGKFLHAGPGYGGSCFPKDTLALVKTAQDHDSPVRLIETVVSVNDNRKRAMGRKVIAAAGGDVRGKKVAVLGLTFKPNTDDMRDSPAIAVIQALTDAGAIVTGYDPEGMENATKVIDGIAYADNPYKAAEGADALVIVTEWNEFRALNLVRLKALMTTPILVDLRNIYQAGEVTKHGFAYTSIGRPD; this is encoded by the coding sequence ATGAAAATCACGATGATCGGTGCAGGATATGTCGGACTGGTCTCGGGCGTGTGTTTTGCCGATTTCGGTCATGACGTTGTCTGCATCGACAAGGACGCCAGCAAGATCGAAGCGCTGCTGGCCGGCCGCATCCCGATCTTCGAGCCGGGCCTTGAGCAACTGGTGGCCGACAATGTCAAGGACGGGCGGCTGAGTTTTACCACCGATCTGGCAACCAGCGTTGCGCAGAGCGATGTGATCTTCTTTGCGGTGGGCACGCCATCGCGGCGCGGCGATGGCCATGCGGACCTCTCCTATGTCTATGATGCCGCCCGCGAGATCGCCGCGCATGTGACGGGCTTTACCGTTGTTGTCACCAAGTCCACCGTTCCGGTCGGCACCGGCGACGAGGTCGAGCGGATCATGCGCGAGACCAATCCGGATGCCGATATTGCCGTGGTGTCCAATCCGGAATTCCTGCGCGAGGGTGCTGCCATCGACGATTTCAAGCGGCCCGACCGCATCGTTATCGGCCTTGATGACGAGCGCGCCCGGGGCGTGATGACCGAAGTCTACCGGCCGCTCTATCTCAATCAGTCGCCGCTACTCTTTACCACCCGGCGCACCTCCGAGCTGATCAAATATGCCGGCAACGCGTTTCTCGCGATGAAGATCACCTTCATCAACGAGATGGCGGACCTGTGCGAAAAGGTCGGTGCCAATGTGCAGGAGGTCGCACGCGGTATCGGTCTCGACGGCCGTATCGGCGGCAAGTTCCTGCATGCCGGTCCAGGCTATGGCGGCTCGTGTTTTCCCAAGGATACGCTGGCACTGGTCAAAACAGCGCAGGACCATGACAGCCCGGTGCGCCTGATCGAGACCGTGGTATCCGTCAACGACAACCGCAAGCGCGCCATGGGCCGCAAGGTGATTGCGGCTGCCGGCGGCGACGTGCGCGGCAAGAAGGTCGCGGTGCTTGGCCTCACCTTCAAGCCGAACACCGACGACATGCGCGACAGCCCGGCCATTGCTGTCATCCAGGCGCTGACCGACGCTGGGGCCATCGTCACCGGCTATGATCCCGAAGGCATGGAAAACGCTACGAAGGTGATCGACGGCATCGCCTATGCCGACAATCCCTACAAGGCCGCCGAAGGGGCGGATGCATTGGTGATCGTCACCGAATGGAACGAGTTCCGCGCGCTCAATCTCGTCCGCCTGAAGGCCTTGATGACCACGCCGATCCTCGTTGATCTCCGCAATATCTATCAGGCCGGCGAGGTCACCAAACACGGGTTTGCCTATACAAGCATCGGCCGCCCGGACTAG
- a CDS encoding DUF1349 domain-containing protein — protein sequence MAEIFRWHNEPAVWSGDTGQLSLKTDAKTDFWQETFYGFHRDSGHAYLRPVSGDFTGSATIIGAYETLYDQAGLMLRLDERNWIKCGIEYTDGMMHFSVVVTRGVSDWSVIPLPDMAPSAPLFVRLTRHDAAVRVQFRLSGDAPWQMARLCPFFRGDAVFGVTACSPERGGFEATFSGTAVGPPISRALHDADHG from the coding sequence ATGGCGGAGATATTTCGCTGGCACAACGAGCCGGCTGTCTGGAGCGGAGATACCGGGCAGCTTTCCCTGAAAACCGACGCGAAAACCGATTTCTGGCAGGAAACCTTCTACGGCTTCCATCGCGACAGCGGCCACGCCTATCTGCGTCCTGTCTCCGGCGATTTTACAGGATCTGCGACAATCATCGGGGCTTACGAAACCCTCTACGATCAGGCCGGTCTCATGCTGCGCCTCGACGAGCGCAACTGGATCAAATGCGGCATAGAATATACGGACGGAATGATGCATTTCAGCGTTGTCGTCACACGCGGCGTGTCGGACTGGTCGGTCATTCCGCTGCCGGACATGGCCCCATCAGCACCGCTTTTCGTGCGGTTGACGCGCCATGACGCGGCCGTGCGCGTTCAGTTCCGGTTGAGCGGGGACGCGCCCTGGCAGATGGCGCGGCTCTGCCCGTTCTTCAGGGGCGATGCCGTATTCGGGGTCACGGCATGCTCGCCGGAACGCGGCGGGTTCGAGGCGACGTTCAGCGGCACCGCCGTCGGCCCGCCGATCAGCCGTGCCCTGCACGATGCGGACCACGGCTAA
- a CDS encoding trimeric intracellular cation channel family protein, with protein MPILEILDYAGVAVFAATGALAASRKQLDIIGYIFLAAVTGIGGGTLRDVILGATPVFWVTNPIYLLVCGGMGLLVFFSAHMMESRYKFLVWLDAIGLSAYSVMGAAKGLAATGSPIVALVTGMLTATFGGILRDLLAGEPSVLLRPEIYVTAALAGSAVFTAATWLGASLLIASTLGVVTAFAVRGGALKYGWTLPTGDPRPGRHPDDVM; from the coding sequence ATGCCGATCCTGGAAATTCTCGATTATGCGGGCGTCGCAGTCTTTGCCGCGACCGGCGCGCTGGCTGCTTCACGCAAACAGCTGGATATTATCGGCTATATCTTTCTCGCCGCCGTCACCGGTATCGGCGGCGGCACGCTGCGCGACGTCATTCTTGGGGCGACCCCGGTCTTCTGGGTCACCAATCCGATCTACCTTCTGGTCTGCGGCGGCATGGGGCTTCTGGTGTTCTTCTCGGCCCATATGATGGAATCGCGCTACAAGTTCCTGGTCTGGCTCGATGCCATCGGGCTTTCGGCCTATAGCGTCATGGGGGCTGCCAAGGGGCTTGCGGCAACCGGTTCACCCATCGTGGCGCTGGTCACCGGCATGCTGACGGCGACCTTCGGCGGTATTTTGCGCGACCTTTTGGCAGGCGAACCTTCGGTACTGCTGCGTCCGGAAATCTACGTGACCGCAGCACTGGCCGGTTCAGCCGTGTTCACGGCTGCGACATGGCTCGGAGCATCGCTGCTGATCGCTTCCACTCTTGGCGTGGTGACGGCCTTTGCGGTGCGCGGCGGCGCATTGAAATATGGCTGGACGCTGCCAACCGGTGATCCACGGCCCGGCCGTCACCCCGACGACGTCATGTAG
- a CDS encoding OsmC family protein, with the protein MAELTTKTRPTGAIAVLGRHGFPQVTSATGGEIQIVTGPSQAGFNPIDLLYASLSACLAMSARIAASQMGLLDRVSEIRADVSGEKSTEGLSRVVKFNAVLTIRGDFPAEARHAIAHAAEEEICTVSNTLRGGADFSMTVLD; encoded by the coding sequence ATGGCGGAATTAACGACAAAAACCAGACCGACGGGCGCAATCGCTGTTCTCGGCCGGCACGGGTTTCCGCAGGTCACATCCGCGACGGGCGGTGAAATCCAGATCGTGACCGGTCCCTCGCAGGCGGGCTTCAACCCGATCGACCTTCTCTACGCTTCGCTTTCAGCCTGTCTTGCCATGAGCGCTCGCATCGCCGCGAGCCAGATGGGCCTGCTCGACCGGGTGAGCGAAATCCGCGCCGATGTCAGCGGCGAAAAGTCCACCGAAGGCCTGTCGCGCGTAGTGAAGTTCAATGCGGTTTTGACGATCCGGGGAGACTTTCCGGCGGAAGCCCGGCATGCGATCGCGCACGCCGCCGAAGAAGAAATCTGCACGGTCAGCAACACGCTGCGTGGCGGTGCCGATTTTTCAATGACGGTTCTCGATTGA
- a CDS encoding YdcF family protein: MFLASKLFWLLAQPLSLIFVLLVLSFLFAAAGLKSLNRFLSGLAIILLFLTLFTSTGTVALQALENRIPRPASLPSDLSCIIILGGAFENEVIARRGGIELNQAGDRFVEGLRIAQTYPSARILVSGGDGSFSGQYDGDAKTSEIFFSTFGIAPERLIREATSRTTFENAANTKQLLEENGLSNCALITSAFHMPRSVGLFRKLGIDVTPWPVDYRTSGDAALGPDFSQPSLNAQLTTTAMREWTGLLAHFISGRTHVLFPQ, from the coding sequence ATGTTTCTCGCATCAAAACTGTTCTGGCTGCTTGCCCAGCCTTTGTCGCTGATCTTCGTTCTGCTGGTCTTGAGCTTTCTCTTTGCTGCCGCCGGTTTGAAAAGCCTGAACCGGTTCCTGTCGGGGCTCGCCATCATCCTGCTTTTTCTGACCCTGTTCACCAGCACCGGCACCGTGGCGCTGCAGGCGCTGGAAAACCGTATCCCGAGGCCTGCCAGCCTGCCTTCCGATCTCTCCTGCATCATCATCCTGGGCGGAGCCTTTGAAAACGAGGTGATTGCCAGGCGCGGCGGCATCGAGCTCAACCAGGCGGGCGACCGGTTCGTCGAAGGGTTGAGGATTGCGCAGACGTATCCATCGGCGCGCATTCTGGTCTCGGGCGGCGATGGATCGTTCAGCGGGCAGTATGACGGCGATGCAAAGACATCGGAAATATTCTTTTCCACCTTCGGCATTGCCCCTGAACGTCTGATCCGCGAAGCGACGTCGCGCACCACCTTTGAGAATGCTGCCAATACAAAACAGCTGCTGGAGGAAAACGGGTTGTCGAACTGCGCCCTGATCACCTCAGCCTTCCATATGCCGCGATCGGTGGGATTGTTTCGCAAGCTCGGCATAGACGTGACGCCATGGCCCGTTGATTACCGCACCAGCGGCGATGCGGCCCTTGGCCCCGACTTCAGCCAGCCCTCCCTGAACGCGCAGCTGACGACGACGGCGATGCGCGAATGGACGGGGCTTCTCGCCCATTTCATCAGCGGCCGCACGCATGTGCTCTTTCCGCAATAG
- a CDS encoding fumarylacetoacetate hydrolase family protein has product MTSLNAAFETGTFVGRVWRPDVAGPALVVLRGGDLIDITSKEVPTMRDLLELDDPIAFLAGTSGERLSTVEAITAASVEAAGDLSIMHLLAPCDLQAVKACGVTFARSMIERVIEEKAAGNPALAEAMRARVTGIIGDSLRDLKAGSPEAAKVKAALIEVGVWSQYLEVGIGPDAEVFSKAQVLASVGWGASVGLHPISKWNNPEPEIVLAVDSQGRVKGATLGNDVNLRDVEGRSALLLGKAKDNNASSAIGPFIRLFDDTYSIDDVRSADLSLTISGPDGFVLKGASTMREISRDPLDLVAQTIGRHHQYPDGFMLFMGTLFAPVEDRDAPGQGFTHKLGDVVTIANAELGSLTNTVRLSTECPPWTFGPSALMRNLAARGLL; this is encoded by the coding sequence ATGACATCGCTCAACGCGGCATTTGAAACAGGAACCTTTGTCGGGCGCGTCTGGCGCCCTGATGTGGCGGGTCCGGCGCTGGTGGTCCTGCGCGGCGGCGATCTCATCGATATCACCTCGAAAGAGGTGCCGACGATGCGCGATCTCCTGGAGCTCGACGACCCCATTGCATTTCTGGCCGGAACGTCAGGCGAGCGTCTGTCCACCGTTGAGGCCATCACGGCCGCCTCAGTCGAGGCTGCTGGCGATCTCTCGATCATGCATCTGCTAGCGCCGTGCGACCTGCAGGCGGTCAAGGCCTGCGGCGTCACCTTCGCCCGGTCGATGATCGAGCGCGTGATCGAGGAAAAGGCTGCGGGAAACCCGGCTCTGGCCGAAGCGATGCGCGCACGCGTCACCGGGATTATCGGCGACAGCCTGCGCGACCTGAAGGCCGGGTCGCCGGAAGCGGCCAAGGTGAAGGCGGCGCTGATCGAGGTCGGCGTCTGGTCGCAATATCTGGAAGTCGGCATCGGCCCGGATGCGGAGGTGTTTTCCAAGGCGCAGGTCCTGGCCTCGGTCGGCTGGGGTGCCTCGGTCGGGCTGCATCCGATTTCGAAATGGAACAATCCCGAGCCGGAGATCGTGCTGGCCGTCGATAGCCAGGGCCGCGTCAAGGGGGCAACGCTCGGCAATGACGTCAACCTGCGCGATGTCGAGGGCCGCTCGGCGCTGCTGCTCGGCAAGGCCAAGGACAACAATGCCTCCTCCGCCATCGGCCCGTTCATCCGCCTGTTCGACGATACCTATTCGATCGACGATGTGCGCAGCGCCGATCTGTCGTTGACCATCAGCGGCCCCGATGGTTTCGTCTTGAAAGGGGCAAGCACGATGCGGGAGATCAGCCGCGATCCGCTCGATCTGGTTGCCCAGACGATTGGCCGCCATCATCAATATCCCGATGGTTTCATGCTGTTCATGGGAACCCTGTTTGCGCCGGTCGAGGATCGCGATGCGCCGGGCCAGGGCTTCACCCACAAGCTCGGCGATGTCGTGACGATCGCAAATGCCGAATTGGGATCGCTGACCAACACGGTACGCCTCTCGACCGAATGCCCGCCCTGGACGTTCGGCCCATCGGCATTGATGCGCAACCTTGCGGCCCGTGGGCTGCTCTAA
- the fabB gene encoding beta-ketoacyl-ACP synthase I, with translation MRRVVVTGLGIVSSIGNDAQEVTASLREAKSGISFSNDFAEHGFKCQVWGAPNLDTTDLVDRRAARFLSQGGTWNHVAMKQAIADSGLEDKDIGGNERTGIIMGSGGPSTRTLIDAAEITLKNNSPKRIGPFAVPKAMSSTASATLATWFKIHGVNYSISSACSTSAHCIGNAMEMIQWGKQDVMFAGGHEDLDWTMSNLFDAMGAMSSKYNDTPSTASRAYDISRDGFVIAGGAGVLVLEELEHAKARGAKIYAEITGYGATSDGYDMVAPSGEGAVRCMRQALATVKGEVDYVNTHGTSTPVGDSKEIGAIREVFGNKIPHIQSTKSLTGHSLGAAGVQESIYGLLMMQAGFIGESAHITELDPEFDGVPIVRKRIDNAKIDTVLSNSFGFGGTNATLVFQRHNG, from the coding sequence ATGAGACGGGTTGTTGTTACGGGTCTGGGCATTGTTTCCTCGATCGGAAACGATGCGCAGGAAGTCACCGCGTCGCTGCGTGAAGCAAAATCCGGCATTTCGTTTTCCAACGATTTTGCCGAGCACGGCTTCAAATGCCAGGTCTGGGGTGCACCCAATCTCGACACGACCGATCTCGTTGATCGCCGCGCGGCGCGTTTCCTGTCGCAGGGCGGCACCTGGAACCACGTTGCGATGAAGCAGGCCATCGCCGATTCCGGTCTTGAAGATAAGGATATCGGCGGCAACGAGCGCACCGGCATCATCATGGGTTCGGGCGGTCCGTCCACCCGCACGCTGATCGACGCCGCCGAGATCACGCTGAAGAACAACAGCCCCAAGCGTATCGGCCCGTTTGCCGTGCCCAAGGCGATGTCCTCGACCGCATCGGCGACGCTTGCCACCTGGTTCAAGATCCACGGCGTCAACTACTCGATCTCGTCGGCCTGCTCGACCTCGGCCCATTGCATCGGCAATGCCATGGAGATGATCCAGTGGGGCAAGCAGGATGTGATGTTTGCCGGTGGCCACGAAGACCTCGACTGGACGATGTCGAACCTGTTCGACGCCATGGGCGCAATGTCGTCCAAATATAACGATACGCCATCGACCGCTTCACGCGCCTACGACATTTCCCGCGACGGCTTCGTCATCGCCGGTGGTGCCGGTGTGCTGGTTCTGGAAGAGCTGGAACATGCGAAAGCCCGCGGCGCCAAGATCTATGCCGAAATCACCGGTTATGGCGCGACATCCGACGGTTACGACATGGTGGCTCCGTCCGGCGAAGGTGCTGTGCGCTGCATGCGCCAGGCGCTGGCAACGGTGAAGGGTGAGGTCGATTACGTCAACACGCACGGCACCTCGACGCCTGTTGGCGATTCCAAGGAAATCGGCGCGATCCGCGAAGTCTTCGGCAACAAGATCCCGCATATCCAGTCGACCAAGTCGCTGACCGGCCATTCCCTGGGCGCTGCCGGCGTGCAGGAATCGATCTACGGCCTGTTGATGATGCAGGCCGGCTTCATCGGCGAAAGCGCCCATATCACCGAACTGGACCCGGAATTCGACGGCGTGCCGATCGTGCGCAAGCGCATCGACAATGCCAAGATCGATACCGTCCTGTCGAACTCCTTCGGCTTCGGCGGCACCAATGCCACGCTCGTTTTCCAGCGCCACAATGGATAA
- a CDS encoding TMEM43 family protein: MSFTETTTRSWFSKLKSGLAGLVIGPILVIGMIWLLSWNEGRSVQTYRALVEGAGIVVSIDSGAVDTANEGKLVHVSGPVKPDGIPEDPMLGVSADGAAGLNRQVEMYQWIEDSKSETQKTLGGGEETVTTYSYKKEWRPRPVDSSDFKQSGQHQNPDMPIEGDRFTVATATLGAFTVDGKAVANLGTETPVKLTPDVVGKVTAAIGSGKPVNANGTTIYVSQNRQNPAIGDLRISFSREDIAEASFIGAQKGAGITGYKATNGRDLFLSAAGQVDAPQMFDAAQSENTLITWLIRGGGLLGMFIGFAMMLSILGIIADVVPFVGSIVGFGTSVIAVILTLILGPLVIAIAWIAYRPVLAIAIIAAGILLAGGLIYLRRNRTGAAAAPTRLGRA; the protein is encoded by the coding sequence ATGAGCTTTACGGAAACAACTACAAGATCGTGGTTTTCAAAACTGAAAAGCGGTCTCGCCGGGCTGGTGATCGGCCCGATCCTGGTGATCGGAATGATCTGGCTGTTGTCCTGGAACGAGGGCCGTTCCGTCCAGACCTACCGCGCGCTGGTGGAAGGTGCCGGCATCGTCGTTTCGATCGACAGCGGCGCCGTCGATACAGCCAATGAAGGCAAGCTCGTGCATGTATCCGGCCCGGTCAAACCCGACGGCATACCGGAAGATCCGATGCTGGGCGTTTCGGCTGACGGTGCTGCCGGGCTCAACCGGCAGGTGGAGATGTACCAGTGGATTGAAGACAGCAAGAGCGAAACCCAAAAGACGCTCGGCGGCGGCGAAGAAACAGTGACCACCTATAGCTACAAGAAGGAATGGCGCCCCCGCCCGGTCGATTCCTCCGATTTCAAGCAGAGCGGCCAGCACCAGAACCCCGACATGCCGATCGAGGGCGACCGCTTCACCGTGGCGACGGCGACGCTCGGCGCCTTCACGGTGGACGGCAAGGCCGTCGCCAATCTCGGCACGGAAACGCCGGTCAAGCTTACACCCGATGTCGTCGGAAAGGTCACGGCTGCGATCGGCTCCGGCAAGCCGGTCAATGCCAATGGCACAACGATCTATGTCTCGCAGAACCGTCAGAACCCGGCCATCGGCGATCTGCGCATCAGCTTCAGCCGCGAAGATATTGCCGAAGCCAGCTTCATCGGTGCGCAGAAAGGTGCGGGGATCACCGGCTACAAGGCCACGAATGGCCGCGACCTGTTCCTGAGCGCCGCAGGACAGGTCGATGCGCCGCAGATGTTCGATGCGGCCCAGAGCGAGAATACGCTGATCACCTGGCTCATTCGCGGCGGCGGCTTACTCGGCATGTTTATCGGCTTTGCCATGATGCTGTCGATCCTTGGCATCATCGCCGATGTCGTTCCGTTTGTGGGCTCGATCGTCGGCTTCGGCACCTCGGTCATTGCCGTTATTCTGACGCTGATCCTTGGCCCCCTGGTCATCGCCATCGCCTGGATTGCCTACCGGCCGGTGCTCGCCATCGCCATCATCGCCGCAGGCATATTGCTTGCTGGCGGCCTGATCTATCTGCGGCGCAACAGGACAGGCGCAGCAGCGGCACCGACGAGGCTCGGCCGGGCCTGA
- the fabA gene encoding 3-hydroxyacyl-[acyl-carrier-protein] dehydratase FabA yields the protein MTTRQSSFNYEEILKCGRGELFGPGNAQLPLPPMLMVHRITDISETGGAFDKGYIRAEYDVRPDDWYFPCHFQGNPIMPGCLGLDGMWQLTGFFLGWLGEPGRGMALSTGEVKFKGMIRPDTKLLEYGIDFKRVMRGRLVLGTADGWLKADGETIYQATDLRVGLSKEKAA from the coding sequence ATGACGACCAGACAATCCAGCTTCAATTATGAAGAGATCCTGAAATGCGGTCGCGGCGAACTGTTTGGCCCGGGCAATGCCCAGCTGCCCCTGCCCCCGATGCTGATGGTTCATCGCATCACCGATATTTCCGAAACCGGTGGCGCCTTCGACAAGGGCTATATCCGCGCGGAATATGACGTGCGTCCCGACGACTGGTATTTCCCCTGCCACTTCCAGGGCAATCCGATCATGCCGGGCTGCCTGGGTCTTGACGGTATGTGGCAGCTGACGGGCTTCTTCCTCGGCTGGCTGGGCGAACCCGGCCGCGGCATGGCGCTTTCTACCGGCGAAGTGAAATTCAAGGGCATGATCCGCCCGGATACCAAGCTTCTCGAATATGGGATCGACTTCAAGCGCGTCATGCGTGGCCGCCTTGTGCTCGGCACGGCCGACGGCTGGCTGAAGGCCGATGGCGAAACCATCTATCAGGCGACCGACCTGCGTGTCGGCCTGTCGAAAGAAAAAGCTGCCTGA